The Astyanax mexicanus isolate ESR-SI-001 chromosome 4, AstMex3_surface, whole genome shotgun sequence genome segment gcttcctactcctcccctcagcctcagaggaatgtgctctacaaacacaccacagagggaaaaaaatgattatccatcaaagtcttacaaacatttacaacagtcgtatatactgtatgatgaaatatgttcttatagagatgtggtgaaccacaaaaaagcattgtaagatgaaaaatatatacaagcagaagagagcaggagaaaaaaaaaaacagaagtagccatagtaaaaaaagcacttaccttgttttaccgttttagttgaaacagttgatttttttaaactaatatttttttaaataagatattgcttctaatagagtgtagtttgtctgtcttcagcaagctgtctgttacacctgttatttccaccactagggatgtgccatatcgtatcaaacgcaaaaaacgatactataccctgaaatatcgtgccatatcacccacccctaattatcactgcagggcaccactggggttgctgtttttatctgtccaatattattcattttactttaatcctcgattatatagagtgcattaatagtatcatgactttcttgatcactgatgtctgttaccatctgataaaaagtcttgtatttttttatatcgtagtttgggggggggtgccatatcatatgcaaaaacggaatttaatttttattttgtttcagtagtgtatttttaaaataatatctttaattcagtgttttgtcatatcaccaagagtactgttatcgcgataaatgccatgaaatatcgtgatattgttttagggccatattacccacccccatccaccacacctgtcctgtctacacctgaattcctcagacttacatagacactctgatggactccattacccagaatccctctctaaacctttgttaaaaatatcactgtagaagtgttatctaaaatatgttaaagtgcaaaaaaatatgcaaactacaaataaaacagtgcgagcaaagacaagaattgtttattagtgaaagcatgctggcagaacatgcagtcaaaaagaaagaaaatgtagtttatcaaagacatgatcattttgataatgataagttttcttacttgagcacggtctctcatgaggagatgaatcacacagccaatttgtcaaatctagtgtatttccattctctgtggtaggacaaaaaatcaaatattatgaaattccaattacaaactacattagttctagcattctttaaagtctttaacacctcatcatatctgcctacctgagctggtaatgcaagcaacctcattgcgattatcacacctgttctccccccaggaagaagatggacagtgccacagagtggagtcatgtttcctacattttacattatccagccagttaggagctgattccactcttgctttagaccaagactcactgccagttcttccacagttcagctctcgacagatcaattttgccgtttcatcagtcatcccatttacacacacattcccccaggttccattatagaacacctccagattcccctcacagccctcagtcagtctgatctctttatactctggcgggagaaagatagctagctagttatgcacattgatttaaacgtgcaaaagtttcttctttaattattcaaaatgtacctccagttgtacatagatagggcattggtacttgattacaagatcattacaaactgagcaattcaagatacgaagtacctgagcacacgactcctacatcatccttgtgtccacattcatcctctccacacagctgatatctgcagttccacagagacgcctcgttcccctcacactccacctcattcagccaaatgggtccagttccagatccaaaccgggctggtactggtactggagcactgagggccactccacactgcagctgcctgcagaccacctgcgcatcctcaatatcccacaattcatcactcactgtcccccatgatccactgtggaaaacctccagccttcctgcacagtctcccccagaaccaaccagcctgatggagctgtggactgtgttagatgtacctaaaatttacacaaatacaaaagatgttttcaaactcctttcacatgatatgtgttgtgtatatgtactcatatttgccaaataattattctcaaatgttcaaaaatatggataatagaggcacttttgcatgttatcatacatacaaataaaattatacatatattaactgtgcaatgcttaccagagcaggtgatgtagatctgttctgtggagctgcagttaactgcttgtgagctgctgcagttcctcagatgagcttcactcccagagcagttgaaacccgaaacacacatgtagctgtgttcaggactggatgaagaggagctggagatgttgagtacagaaccacagcccagctgtctgcagaccacagagacctcagactcactccaggagtccagcagaactctcctccagtcctgcctgaagaacacctccacctcacactccatccctccagacaaccgcactcctccctcatgagacgccagagaagaacctgaagagaaaaaaaaaatattacttggcttaaaatgagggagtaataaactttcagttatttattatactgcaactgtaagatctcaccactacagataactccagcatcctgtttatgagagcatgcagttcgactccatgatgaaatgggacattttaacaggtgtgtttcgtttccctgacaatcaaacacatcagcccagatccggccactcccctccccaaaccagtctgaccccaacacagccacagaactcccacacttcagctgagcacagaggacactggcagctctcatatcccagcttacatcacacactgtaccccactcactgaggtactggagctccactcgaccagaacaggaatctgagccgttcatcagccgagcctgagtgtgacctgaatttacagaggaaaaatagtaggcaacaataatacaatacaataataaaaaaaaaatacagtaattacaaactaattgctcacagtttagtactaatctaaatattttacaaacatacttcatcataccagagcatcttagtcccacatccttgttgtgagagcagttgggtttcaaggaaggagatgtctggcagaggtacatatgagattcgtttcctctacactgaagctcctctgaccacatctgaccctctgctctaccaaaagcagctgctcccagaacctccacaggagaaccacagcccagctcccagctgcacacaacctctgcatcctgctggttaaagtcagcatcacacactggaagccaagaattccgatgaagcttctctactctcccagagcatgcgttaggaccaccaacaagtcttcgcttgtcacctacagtatagtatttgtgtacattgatcatcaaaaaacactgcacccagaagaaagcatcagattacaaggctagccagaagaaagatgtgctatgccatggctaaacacattgacaggtcaatccacttatccactaaaaagtgctggatactgttggacccacgatcagcactctaccacatcgcaaaatcacattagtgaaagcacattaggaatgccacacatctgacatgttgcattacacactgtatgtgtagttccttaaatattactcatcttagtctaaatgaaataatttattattcctcacactgcctgtaaatcaatggtagacatttaaaaaaaaaaaaaaaaacaacaacaacatacttgtagttttagataaaaaaataagactttgtaagtttcttttaaaatggtcaccaaaaacaattcaacatagtcaatgtctaaacattttttcatatgtataaaacttttgctttttgacttctctgcagcactccttgtaaacttaaaaagtctggttagccctcaaggacataaatgacaaatcaaattaaaggtttcttaatgttttaatgtcttaatatcttttttcataatattgtgCAATACAGAAATCAATCAAACTGGTGGATTTGTGTCTCCTTCACCTGTCTGTTATCTGAATttggtggatgtgtgtttttgtcagtgttttgtgtgaaattgacaaaaggaagtgaaatacctaccagaacatgccagtcccacatcattatcatgggagcagttgtgtttgagtgaagatgattttggacagaagtgaatctgagattcgtttcctctacactgaagctcctctgaccacacctgaccctccactctaccaaaagcagctgctcccagaacctccacaagagaaccacagcccagctctcgacacacaacctctccatcctgctggttaaagtcagcatcacacactgtgacccagctctctccatgaagaacctccactctcccagagcagtgaGAACCTCCAACCAGCCTGACTCCTAGGtatgatcaaaatataataaacattatgcAGTGGGTTAAAAGGTTTTTTGATTACAGAAGTTCATACTAAGTTTTTAGTGTAACTCacttgaacagatgactccagcatctttaggatgattacagttatgtttaccccatcctgctgattTACAGTTCTTTAGTATGGATTCTGATTCTCTACACTCCACATTATCCAtgcagattggtcctgatcctgatccaaaataAGCACCACTAAGTGCACCTACagcctctccacagcccagctctctacacaccactgcagcatctatcATATCCCAGttatcatcacacactgttccccactgtcctttatgaagaacctccactctcccagcacagcgactcccaccatccaccaacctcacactttctaaagagcagaaagagaaagattgcATGCACAACTCAAACATCATTTTGCATCTTTTAAAATCTGGTAAAACGTCATTTTAATGCTATTCACATGTGCTATATTCCAGCATGCACAAATATGGACTATATCAATAAAAGAATTAA includes the following:
- the LOC125780489 gene encoding antigen WC1.1-like isoform X11, which codes for MDIPVLLIFLLTTVTLVTSGSVRLVDGGSRCAGRVEVLHRGQWGTVCDDYWDMRDAAVVCRELGCGEAIDAPRRALFGSGSGPIWVEYANCAGSESSLKNCRSYDWGRQRCNHDEDAGAVCAEVRLVGRSHCSGRVEVLHGESWVTVCDADFNQQGAEVVCRELGCGSPVEVLGAAAFGRGKGQVWSEELQCRGNESQIHFCPKSSSLKHNCSHDNDVGLACSESVRLVDGGSRCAGRVEVLHKGQWGTVCDDNWDMIDAAVVCRELGCGEAVGALSGAYFGSGSGPICMDNVECRESESILKNCKSAGWGKHNCNHPKDAGVICSRVRLVGGSHCSGRVEVLHGESWVTVCDADFNQQDGEVVCRELGCGSLVEVLGAAAFGRVEGQVWSEELQCRGNESQIHFCPKSSSLKHNCSHDNDVGLACSGSSLASHEGGVRLSGGMECEVEVFFRQDWRRVLLDSWSESEVSVVCRQLGCGSVLNISSSSSSSPEHSYMCVSGFNCSGSEAHLRNCSSSQAVNCSSTEQIYITCSGTSNTVHSSIRLVGSGGDCAGRLEVFHSGSWGTVSDELWDIEDAQVVCRQLQCGVALSAPVPVPARFGSGTGPIWLNEVECEGNEASLWNCRYQLCGEDECGHKDDVGVVCSEYKEIRLTEGCEGNLEVFYNGTWGNVCVNGMTDETAKLICRELNCGRTGSESWSKARVESAPNWLDNVKCRKHDSTLWHCPSSSWGENRCDNRNEVACITSSENGNTLDLTNWLCDSSPHERPCSKHIPLRLRGGVGSCSGWLQVYHNKTWWSVCGDLWDIRDAQVICRQLGCGPALSANRRAADGSGGGTIWMNRVKCRGNEIHLWDCPHSLKNHTDCSHSAGVTCGGFLYHTFPLNNKRGQMGHFVLQDSQPQTIRIINSSTSCSLHLSSVSPGSGICALPGLSA
- the LOC125780489 gene encoding deleted in malignant brain tumors 1 protein-like isoform X7, which encodes MDIPVLLIFLLTTVTLVTSGSVRLVDGGSRCAGRVEVLHRGQWGTVCDDYWDMRDAAVVCRELGCGEAIDAPRRALFGSGSGPIWVEYANCAGSESSLKNCRSYDWGRQRCNHDEDAGAVCAEVRLVGRSHCSGRVEVLHGESWVTVCDADFNQQGAEVVCRELGCGSPVEVLGAAAFGRGKGQVWSEELQCRGNESQIHFCPKSSSLKHNCSHDNDVGLACSESVRLVDGGSRCAGRVEVLHKGQWGTVCDDNWDMIDAAVVCRELGCGEAVGALSGAYFGSGSGPICMDNVECRESESILKNCKSAGWGKHNCNHPKDAGVICSRVRLVGGSHCSGRVEVLHGESWVTVCDADFNQQDGEVVCRELGCGSLVEVLGAAAFGRVEGQVWSEELQCRGNESQIHFCPKSSSLKHNCSHDNDVGLACSGDKRRLVGGPNACSGRVEKLHRNSWLPVCDADFNQQDAEVVCSWELGCGSPVEVLGAAAFGRAEGQMWSEELQCRGNESHMYLCQTSPSLKPNCSHNKDVGLRCSGHTQARLMNGSDSCSGRVELQYLSEWGTVCDVSWDMRAASVLCAQLKCGSSVAVLGSDWFGEGSGRIWADVFDCQGNETHLLKCPISSWSRTACSHKQDAGVICSGSSLASHEGGVRLSGGMECEVEVFFRQDWRRVLLDSWSESEVSVVCRQLGCGSVLNISSSSSSSPEHSYMCVSGFNCSGSEAHLRNCSSSQAVNCSSTEQIYITCSGTSNTVHSSIRLVGSGGDCAGRLEVFHSGSWGTVSDELWDIEDAQVVCRQLQCGVALSAPVPVPARFGSGTGPIWLNEVECEGNEASLWNCRYQLCGEDECGHKDDVGVVCSEYKEIRLTEGCEGNLEVFYNGTWGNVCVNGMTDETAKLICRELNCGRTGSESWSKARVESAPNWLDNVKCRKHDSTLWHCPSSSWGENRCDNRNEVACITSSENGNTLDLTNWLCDSSPHERPCSS